Proteins encoded by one window of Rubinisphaera margarita:
- a CDS encoding NAD-dependent epimerase/dehydratase family protein, with translation MSVLVTGGGGFLGRYLVEQLIERGETVRVLARGEYPELTQLGVDLHRGDVRDAEAVSKASEGCSTVYHVAAIPGVWGPWERYYSINTQGTRNVIHACQNHGVSKLIYTSSPSVIFDGQPHLDADESLPYPEYYLCHYPHSKALAEREVLLANGEAGVATCSLRPHLVWGPRDQHLVPRLLQRAQSGRLRRVGDGSNMISMTFVENAAAAHWQAAERLSLDSPVAGQAYFINDPEPVNLWSWVNETLKLAGIEPITKGISASAAYRLGATLETVYRLLRKKSEPPMTRFVALQLSQSHTYSIEKAKRDFGFTPPVDAETAMAKLIEDLPRMKQQRPH, from the coding sequence ATGAGCGTACTCGTGACGGGAGGCGGCGGATTCCTCGGGCGGTATCTGGTCGAACAGCTGATCGAACGGGGCGAGACAGTTCGCGTGCTCGCGCGGGGCGAGTATCCCGAGTTGACTCAGCTCGGAGTCGATCTGCACCGGGGCGATGTCCGCGATGCCGAGGCGGTTAGCAAAGCCAGTGAAGGCTGTTCGACGGTCTATCATGTCGCCGCGATCCCCGGCGTCTGGGGACCGTGGGAAAGGTATTACTCGATCAACACGCAGGGGACTCGAAACGTCATTCACGCCTGCCAGAACCACGGCGTCTCAAAGCTGATTTATACCAGTTCCCCCAGCGTGATCTTCGACGGGCAGCCGCATCTCGATGCCGATGAATCGTTGCCGTATCCCGAATACTATCTCTGCCATTACCCACATTCGAAGGCTCTCGCCGAACGGGAAGTTCTTCTGGCAAACGGTGAAGCCGGCGTGGCAACCTGTTCGCTGCGGCCGCATCTGGTGTGGGGACCGCGTGATCAGCATCTCGTCCCGCGACTCCTGCAGCGGGCCCAATCGGGCCGGCTCCGCCGGGTGGGCGATGGCTCAAACATGATCTCGATGACTTTCGTGGAGAACGCAGCCGCCGCTCACTGGCAGGCGGCCGAAAGGCTCTCTCTCGACTCGCCAGTCGCCGGGCAGGCGTACTTCATCAACGATCCAGAACCGGTCAATCTCTGGAGCTGGGTGAACGAAACACTCAAACTGGCTGGAATCGAGCCGATTACAAAGGGAATTTCCGCAAGTGCCGCCTATCGGCTCGGAGCGACTCTGGAAACGGTCTATCGACTGCTCCGCAAGAAATCCGAGCCGCCGATGACGCGATTCGTCGCTCTGCAACTGAGCCAGTCGCACACGTATTCGATCGAAAAGGCCAAACGGGACTTCGGCTTCACACCGCCGGTCGATGCCGAAACCGCGATGGCGAAGCTGATCGAGGATCTGCCGCGGATGAAGCAGCAACGTCCCCACTAA
- a CDS encoding fatty acid CoA ligase family protein: MTDRLCNIADRLRTAAGKWPHQRCVVFPESRDRRGRVAYTHLTFAQLDQETSDLAAGLQQLGVSQEHKLVLMVRPGIEFIALTFAVFKTGATVVLIDPGMGRKRIFDCLDEIEPDGFIALPIIHAIRRLRRGRYPRARFNVSVGTKREWGGIPYLELLEQGRNRFRPVETKATDRAAIIFTSGSTGPPKGVVYEHGMFDAQVDLLQQQYRIQPGEIDLPGFPLFALFNLAMGVTTVIPDMDPTRPADVNPLRIIEAIENQGITQTYGSPALWNRVGRYCVEKNIQLPSLKRMLSAGAPVPVHVLQKMTQSCAESDAEMFTPYGATEALPVCSISASQVLNETAALTAQGRGTCVGTPFPHVDVAVIEPQPGPIANFADAVGCAPGTIGEIVVSSPSATREYYERPEATAQAKIPDGDRFWHRMGDMGYFDDEGRLWFCGRKAHIVTPATGPMYPVCCEPIFNQHDRIYRTALVGIGPAGQQEPVLIAEPEAGQFPNNATSRQRLLQELRELGRANPLTESITKFLFHRSLPVDRRHNVKIHREELAVWATSQKLLSAGEPRGVDR; this comes from the coding sequence ATGACCGACCGACTCTGCAACATTGCCGATCGCCTCCGCACAGCCGCCGGGAAGTGGCCGCATCAGCGCTGCGTCGTCTTTCCCGAGAGTCGTGACCGTCGCGGCCGCGTCGCTTACACGCATCTCACGTTCGCTCAGCTCGACCAGGAAACATCCGATCTGGCAGCCGGACTGCAGCAGCTCGGCGTCTCGCAGGAGCATAAACTGGTGCTCATGGTCCGGCCCGGGATCGAGTTTATCGCGTTGACCTTCGCCGTCTTCAAAACGGGAGCGACTGTTGTTCTGATCGATCCGGGTATGGGCCGGAAGCGAATTTTCGACTGCCTCGATGAGATCGAACCGGACGGCTTCATCGCGCTGCCGATCATTCACGCGATCCGCAGACTTCGCCGGGGGCGCTATCCCAGGGCTCGCTTTAATGTCTCGGTGGGCACAAAACGGGAATGGGGCGGCATCCCGTATCTGGAGTTGCTGGAGCAAGGGCGAAATCGATTCCGGCCCGTCGAAACCAAAGCGACTGACCGGGCAGCCATTATCTTCACCAGTGGCAGCACCGGCCCGCCGAAAGGGGTCGTCTACGAGCATGGCATGTTCGATGCCCAGGTTGATCTCCTGCAGCAGCAGTATCGGATTCAGCCGGGCGAAATCGATCTGCCGGGGTTTCCTCTGTTTGCACTGTTCAATCTTGCGATGGGTGTCACGACGGTCATTCCGGATATGGATCCGACTCGCCCGGCCGATGTGAACCCGCTGCGGATCATCGAAGCGATCGAGAATCAGGGCATCACGCAGACCTACGGCTCGCCCGCTCTCTGGAATCGGGTCGGTCGATACTGCGTGGAGAAGAACATTCAGCTGCCCAGTCTAAAGAGGATGCTCTCCGCCGGCGCGCCGGTTCCTGTGCACGTTCTCCAGAAGATGACGCAGTCGTGTGCGGAATCCGACGCGGAGATGTTCACGCCGTACGGAGCGACCGAAGCGCTGCCGGTCTGTTCGATCTCGGCCAGTCAGGTGCTCAACGAAACGGCCGCTCTCACCGCACAGGGGCGCGGCACCTGCGTGGGGACTCCGTTCCCTCACGTCGACGTCGCCGTGATTGAGCCGCAACCCGGACCGATCGCCAACTTTGCTGATGCCGTCGGCTGTGCCCCCGGCACGATCGGTGAGATCGTCGTCTCCAGTCCCTCCGCGACTCGTGAATACTACGAACGTCCGGAGGCAACCGCGCAGGCCAAGATCCCGGATGGGGATCGCTTCTGGCATCGCATGGGCGACATGGGCTACTTCGATGATGAAGGCCGCCTCTGGTTCTGCGGACGCAAGGCACATATCGTCACCCCCGCAACCGGCCCGATGTACCCGGTCTGCTGCGAACCGATTTTCAATCAACACGACCGAATCTACCGCACAGCTCTCGTTGGTATCGGACCGGCTGGCCAGCAGGAACCGGTGCTGATCGCCGAACCGGAAGCGGGTCAGTTTCCGAACAACGCAACCAGCCGACAGCGTCTCCTGCAGGAACTCCGCGAACTCGGCCGAGCGAATCCATTGACTGAGTCGATTACGAAGTTTCTGTTCCATCGCTCGCTCCCCGTGGACCGAAGACACAACGTGAAGATCCATCGGGAAGAACTCGCTGTCTGGGCGACTTCACAGAAACTGCTCAGTGCCGGCGAGCCCAGAGGAGTGGACCGATGA
- a CDS encoding c-type cytochrome, which produces MKTSGILLVLFGLFASTIHAGEPPAGLTAAERGYWFILNKPYLIPDCDEQTFSDLWKSWPEEHRERAAPLEPAARRSMIFDYYGLTPRPDDDSGKPLQYAVTADGNFFMNCFACHGGSVAGQTIPGLPNSSYALQTLTDDIRTTKLRRSVPLSPRDLSAMFFPMGGTVGTTNAVMFGVALEHYRDLDMNVAAFRAPPQLVHHDMDAPPWWHFSKRSHLYVDGFVEKDHRALMPFVLIRENGRPQLDEWENDFKDIFAYLESIEPPRYPYEINQELAGQGRLVFEKNCSDCHGTYGARETYPQKIVPLAEIGTDPVRYHALTPAHREDYGKSWLSHYGEREILREPGGYVAPPLDGIWATAPYFHNGSVPTLAGVLNLEERPSIWKRASSDYNKAAIGLDFTAHSQIPVTAKHPAERRRYFDTALTGKSNAGHDYPDALSTKEKRAVLEYLKTL; this is translated from the coding sequence ATGAAGACATCAGGCATACTGCTGGTTCTGTTCGGACTCTTCGCGTCCACGATCCATGCCGGGGAACCACCGGCTGGTTTAACGGCCGCTGAACGCGGGTACTGGTTCATCCTCAATAAGCCCTATCTCATTCCCGATTGCGACGAACAGACGTTCTCCGATCTCTGGAAGAGCTGGCCGGAAGAACATCGCGAACGTGCCGCTCCACTCGAGCCTGCCGCCCGCCGTTCGATGATCTTCGACTACTATGGTCTCACGCCTCGCCCCGATGATGATTCCGGAAAGCCGCTTCAATACGCGGTGACGGCGGATGGCAACTTCTTCATGAACTGCTTTGCCTGTCACGGCGGGTCGGTCGCCGGTCAGACGATTCCCGGCCTGCCGAACTCGTCCTATGCACTACAGACACTCACCGACGATATCCGGACGACCAAACTCCGACGCTCCGTGCCGCTCTCCCCGCGGGATTTGAGCGCGATGTTCTTTCCGATGGGGGGAACTGTCGGCACGACGAACGCCGTGATGTTCGGTGTCGCGCTTGAACATTACCGCGACCTCGACATGAATGTCGCCGCTTTTCGCGCCCCGCCGCAACTCGTGCATCACGACATGGATGCTCCACCCTGGTGGCATTTCAGCAAGCGGAGTCACCTGTATGTCGATGGCTTCGTCGAAAAGGACCATCGCGCCCTCATGCCGTTCGTCCTCATCCGCGAGAACGGCCGACCCCAGCTCGACGAGTGGGAGAATGATTTCAAGGATATCTTCGCTTACCTGGAATCGATCGAGCCGCCACGGTATCCGTACGAAATCAATCAGGAACTGGCCGGGCAGGGGAGACTTGTCTTCGAGAAAAACTGCAGCGACTGCCATGGAACGTATGGAGCCAGAGAGACCTACCCGCAAAAGATTGTGCCACTGGCAGAAATCGGTACCGATCCGGTCCGCTATCACGCGCTGACGCCTGCTCATCGGGAAGATTACGGCAAGAGCTGGCTGTCTCACTATGGAGAACGGGAGATTCTCCGCGAGCCGGGCGGTTACGTCGCTCCGCCGCTGGATGGGATCTGGGCGACAGCTCCTTACTTCCACAATGGCAGCGTGCCGACGCTGGCCGGGGTGCTGAATCTTGAAGAGCGTCCATCAATCTGGAAGCGGGCCTCGTCCGACTACAATAAAGCCGCTATTGGACTGGATTTCACGGCACACAGCCAGATTCCGGTGACCGCGAAACATCCGGCGGAACGACGCCGGTACTTCGATACTGCTCTAACAGGCAAGAGCAACGCCGGGCACGATTATCCGGATGCTCTTTCAACAAAAGAGAAACGGGCCGTGCTTGAGTATCTGAAGACGCTTTAG
- a CDS encoding response regulator transcription factor: protein MNEGHGELFLIVDDDEMLRSRISRAIQTRGYRAVGASDYDEAILSLNRETPSYALIDLNMPGRSGLELLETMARLSPETKCVMLTGYGSITTAVEAMRAGAWNYVTKPADVDQILSAFHTVPDRRNRSVEIQYKPQTLAETEWEHIQRVLADCGENISEAARQLGIPRRTLQRKLKKRAP, encoded by the coding sequence GTGAATGAAGGACATGGGGAACTGTTTCTCATCGTCGATGACGACGAGATGCTGAGATCGCGGATTTCCCGCGCCATCCAGACGCGTGGATATCGAGCCGTCGGAGCGTCCGATTATGATGAGGCAATCCTCTCCCTGAACCGGGAGACTCCCAGCTACGCCCTCATCGATTTGAACATGCCGGGGCGTTCTGGCCTCGAACTGCTGGAAACGATGGCGAGGCTGTCTCCGGAAACGAAATGCGTGATGCTCACCGGTTACGGCAGCATTACGACGGCTGTTGAAGCAATGCGGGCAGGGGCATGGAATTACGTCACCAAGCCAGCTGATGTCGATCAGATCCTTTCGGCATTTCACACCGTGCCCGATCGCCGTAACCGGTCGGTGGAGATTCAATACAAGCCGCAGACGCTGGCCGAAACAGAGTGGGAACACATCCAGCGGGTTCTGGCCGATTGCGGAGAAAACATTTCCGAAGCGGCTCGACAGTTGGGGATTCCTCGTCGGACGCTTCAGCGGAAACTCAAAAAACGGGCCCCTTAA
- the mraY gene encoding phospho-N-acetylmuramoyl-pentapeptide-transferase, which yields MVVWLLQHVLPFFQQVESHTTGTSRIYTTFRIALAALTSFLLAVLLGPVAIRWLKSRFRERVSSASSELDRLHAGKNETPTMGGLFVVAATLFSVAIWGNLTNHYVQLSIFVILSFAMLGAFDDWTKLSTKKHGLSARTKFVFQWILALMAGATLYHHQSQLPLGTPIISPIGQWMIPIGIGFIVWTALVLVSTSNSVNLTDGLDGLAGGCTIFAGAAMIAFCYLAGHKVLAEYLAIPYMPRAGEMAVVVGALVGAMLGFLWYNSYPAAVFMGDTGSLPTGALLGLSAVVARQEILFILVAGVFVLETLSVMIQISTYRLSGRRILRCSPLHNHFVLTGHHEVKVVLRFWICAALAAVAALASLKIL from the coding sequence ATGGTCGTCTGGTTATTGCAGCACGTGCTGCCATTTTTTCAGCAGGTGGAAAGTCACACCACCGGAACGTCGCGCATCTACACGACCTTCCGCATCGCGCTGGCTGCTCTCACGTCATTCCTGCTCGCCGTGCTGCTGGGCCCCGTTGCCATCCGCTGGCTCAAGAGCCGCTTCCGTGAACGGGTTTCGAGTGCTTCCAGCGAACTCGATCGGCTGCACGCCGGGAAGAACGAAACCCCGACGATGGGCGGGCTGTTCGTGGTCGCCGCGACGCTGTTCTCGGTGGCCATCTGGGGCAATCTGACCAATCATTACGTGCAGCTCAGCATCTTTGTGATTCTCAGCTTCGCGATGCTGGGAGCCTTCGACGACTGGACAAAACTCAGCACAAAGAAGCACGGGCTCTCGGCTCGCACAAAGTTCGTCTTTCAATGGATTCTGGCTCTCATGGCCGGGGCGACGCTGTATCATCATCAGTCTCAACTGCCGCTTGGCACGCCGATCATTTCGCCGATCGGACAGTGGATGATCCCAATCGGAATCGGATTTATCGTCTGGACGGCTCTGGTTCTCGTCAGCACATCGAACAGCGTGAACCTGACCGACGGTCTCGACGGTCTGGCCGGTGGCTGTACGATTTTCGCCGGCGCAGCGATGATTGCCTTCTGCTATCTGGCCGGACATAAGGTTCTGGCGGAATACCTGGCGATCCCCTACATGCCCCGAGCAGGGGAGATGGCGGTGGTCGTCGGAGCTCTGGTCGGGGCGATGCTCGGCTTTCTCTGGTACAACTCCTACCCGGCTGCGGTCTTCATGGGGGATACCGGCTCCTTGCCGACAGGAGCACTGCTCGGCCTTTCAGCCGTCGTGGCCCGACAGGAGATCCTCTTCATCCTCGTGGCCGGCGTCTTCGTGCTGGAAACGCTCTCGGTCATGATTCAAATCTCGACCTACCGGCTGAGCGGGCGACGAATCCTCCGTTGCAGTCCCTTGCACAATCACTTCGTGCTTACGGGGCATCATGAGGTGAAAGTCGTGCTGCGGTTCTGGATCTGTGCCGCACTCGCTGCCGTAGCCGCGCTGGCCAGCCTGAAGATTCTGTAG
- a CDS encoding polyprenyl synthetase family protein, which translates to MSTIPQNIDLGKQPSESQDSPAERAGGRPRKRRRKSTSHLKIVPETLELREEIKAAAEDFVRNVAKDRPFSKDELEKLGRDFLERHEWPEKYLGFAMVLLGNFFWKQQLLAIPFERRMLLLPHCLKHAEGCPADYDEFGLDCETCGACSIADYKVKAEQLGYKVLVAEGSPIVLKIIVEGYVDGIVGVACLNVLEKAIDKILLAGVPSYAIPLHSGDCKNTSLDESWVWDVLDRYEPLPEQRTASYVPLMRQAKLLFDQPNFDQLVPPTRTGDPGQEDSFLAKTEKVSRDWLANGGKRFRPFITLAAWDAARGGDLTLADTGSSEPLEIPAAVKKAAIAIEAFHKASLVHDDIQDDDQYRYGEETLHLRHGIGQAINFGDYLIGDGYRLLAQCAVPDDPTAVPDLVQKMSFAHIKLCEGQGAEMSWTAEPSLDLSPLDAMQIYALKTSPAFEAALYSGLRLAGNAQDYDAMVSAFCRHVGVGFQILNDLKDWRGDVRNKVITGQDAMALRPTLLLALAIRGANAEQRATLESIMRGNDDSPLRRMELLKQVFEQTDVFTQAEALVEKSRERAEALADDVEPESLRRFLYFLVDTVLAPEDEPTPLEQQRMLVDLSVSSES; encoded by the coding sequence TTGAGCACTATTCCTCAGAACATCGATCTGGGAAAGCAGCCGTCAGAGTCGCAGGATTCTCCGGCCGAACGTGCTGGTGGACGTCCGAGAAAACGAAGACGGAAGAGCACCAGTCACCTCAAGATTGTGCCGGAAACCCTCGAACTGCGGGAAGAAATCAAAGCCGCCGCCGAAGATTTCGTGCGGAATGTGGCCAAAGATCGCCCGTTCAGCAAAGACGAGCTGGAGAAGCTGGGGCGAGATTTCCTGGAGCGGCACGAATGGCCCGAAAAGTACCTCGGCTTTGCCATGGTGCTCCTCGGCAACTTCTTCTGGAAGCAACAGCTGCTCGCAATTCCGTTCGAGCGACGAATGCTTCTGCTGCCCCACTGCCTGAAGCACGCCGAAGGATGCCCGGCCGATTACGACGAGTTCGGACTCGACTGCGAAACCTGTGGAGCCTGCTCGATCGCAGATTACAAGGTGAAAGCCGAACAGCTCGGGTACAAAGTGCTCGTCGCTGAAGGTTCGCCGATTGTGCTGAAGATCATTGTCGAGGGATATGTCGACGGCATCGTTGGCGTCGCCTGCCTTAACGTGCTCGAAAAAGCCATCGACAAGATCCTGCTGGCTGGCGTTCCCTCTTACGCGATCCCGCTCCACTCTGGTGACTGCAAGAACACGTCGCTGGATGAGAGCTGGGTCTGGGATGTTCTCGATCGGTACGAGCCCCTGCCCGAGCAGCGGACGGCCAGTTATGTCCCGCTGATGCGTCAGGCGAAGCTGCTCTTTGATCAGCCAAATTTCGATCAGCTCGTTCCTCCGACTCGTACAGGAGATCCCGGGCAGGAAGACAGTTTCCTCGCGAAGACCGAGAAGGTCTCGCGGGACTGGCTGGCCAATGGGGGCAAGCGATTCCGTCCGTTCATCACTCTGGCTGCCTGGGATGCGGCCAGAGGCGGAGATCTCACTCTGGCCGATACCGGTTCGAGCGAGCCACTCGAGATTCCCGCAGCCGTGAAGAAGGCGGCCATCGCTATTGAAGCGTTTCACAAGGCGTCCCTGGTCCACGATGATATTCAGGACGACGACCAGTATCGCTACGGCGAAGAAACTCTGCATCTGCGCCACGGCATCGGTCAGGCGATCAACTTTGGTGACTACCTGATCGGGGACGGATACCGTCTGTTGGCTCAGTGTGCGGTTCCCGATGATCCAACCGCCGTGCCGGATCTTGTGCAGAAAATGTCCTTTGCCCACATCAAGCTTTGCGAAGGTCAGGGTGCGGAGATGAGTTGGACGGCCGAGCCGTCGCTCGATCTCAGTCCGCTCGATGCAATGCAGATCTATGCTCTGAAGACCTCGCCCGCTTTTGAGGCGGCCCTGTATTCCGGGCTCCGTCTGGCGGGGAACGCGCAGGATTACGATGCCATGGTTTCGGCGTTCTGCCGACACGTCGGGGTCGGATTCCAGATCTTGAACGATCTCAAGGACTGGCGTGGTGACGTGCGAAACAAGGTTATCACGGGGCAGGATGCGATGGCTCTCCGGCCAACGCTGCTCCTTGCTCTGGCGATTCGTGGCGCCAATGCCGAACAGCGTGCGACTCTGGAATCGATCATGCGAGGGAACGACGATTCTCCGCTGCGGCGGATGGAGCTCCTTAAGCAGGTCTTCGAACAGACCGACGTTTTTACGCAGGCCGAAGCTCTTGTTGAGAAATCTCGAGAACGCGCCGAAGCTCTCGCCGATGATGTCGAGCCGGAGTCGCTGCGCCGATTCCTCTACTTCCTCGTCGATACTGTCCTGGCTCCGGAAGATGAGCCGACGCCGCTCGAACAGCAGAGGATGCTGGTCGATCTGTCGGTTTCGAGCGAATCCTGA
- a CDS encoding formylmethanofuran dehydrogenase subunit C — MPRSFQLSRRADFSHACELPAELSSMLVEGQLDDIRACGIRSGRKTLSLDQIFEISSGSDEAESVQVTFHGDLSNIHGLGRNWQRGELHLAGSAGDCVGEAMTGGAIRVTGNVADALGRGMSGGRILVEGNAGDYLGAELPGETRGMTGGEICVQGNAGRYCGSRMRRGTVVIGGGAGEHLADLMLAGTIVCCGDVTGPVGIGMKRGTLLLLKEPVAETLVAFDQAVTYQPVFTRVLFRHLRAIGFLPNPAEIDPASFVRYLGDATAGQRAEILVAS; from the coding sequence ATGCCCCGATCATTCCAGCTATCCCGGCGAGCCGATTTCTCTCACGCCTGTGAGTTGCCCGCAGAGCTGAGCTCGATGCTGGTCGAAGGTCAGCTCGACGACATCCGCGCCTGCGGAATTCGCAGTGGCAGAAAGACGTTGTCGCTCGATCAGATTTTTGAGATCTCCTCGGGATCTGACGAAGCCGAGTCCGTTCAAGTCACCTTCCATGGCGACCTGAGTAACATTCATGGACTCGGCCGCAACTGGCAACGTGGGGAATTGCATCTGGCTGGTTCAGCGGGCGACTGCGTCGGCGAAGCGATGACTGGTGGGGCGATCCGGGTAACAGGCAACGTCGCCGACGCATTGGGACGCGGCATGAGCGGCGGACGGATTCTCGTGGAAGGAAACGCCGGGGATTATCTCGGAGCGGAATTGCCCGGAGAGACTCGCGGCATGACCGGTGGCGAGATTTGTGTTCAAGGGAACGCTGGGCGCTACTGCGGCTCCCGCATGCGACGAGGCACGGTCGTCATCGGTGGCGGAGCAGGGGAGCATCTCGCCGATTTGATGCTGGCTGGCACCATTGTCTGTTGCGGCGACGTCACAGGACCGGTCGGTATCGGCATGAAGCGGGGCACCCTTCTGCTGCTCAAGGAACCGGTGGCTGAAACGCTGGTCGCCTTCGACCAGGCCGTAACCTACCAGCCGGTCTTCACACGTGTGCTTTTCCGGCATCTGCGTGCGATTGGTTTTCTTCCGAATCCTGCTGAGATTGATCCCGCTTCGTTCGTCCGCTATCTGGGCGATGCGACAGCCGGTCAGCGGGCAGAGATCCTCGTCGCTTCCTGA